One Bacteroidota bacterium genomic region harbors:
- a CDS encoding type II toxin-antitoxin system RelE/ParE family toxin has product MANKFRVDFLGEAIDFMESLDESIRVKIYYNIRKAQMINDPELFKKLNEFIWEFRTLYNKKYYRLLAFWDKTDNLDTLVISTHGFIKKTQKTPKDEIKRAEAIRKEYFEMKKQKDEKR; this is encoded by the coding sequence ATGGCAAATAAATTTAGAGTTGACTTTCTCGGCGAAGCCATTGATTTTATGGAATCACTTGATGAAAGTATCAGAGTTAAAATTTATTACAACATTCGGAAAGCGCAGATGATCAATGATCCTGAATTGTTTAAAAAATTGAACGAGTTTATTTGGGAATTCAGGACTTTGTATAATAAGAAGTATTATAGGCTTTTAGCATTTTGGGATAAAACTGATAATTTAGATACATTAGTAATTTCAACACATGGATTTATCAAAAAAACACAAAAGACTCCCAAAGATGAAATAAAAAGGGCAGAAGCAATACGCAAAGAATATTTTGAAATGAAAAAACAAAAAGATGAAAAGCGATAG